A DNA window from Augochlora pura isolate Apur16 chromosome 9, APUR_v2.2.1, whole genome shotgun sequence contains the following coding sequences:
- the LOC144475184 gene encoding uncharacterized protein LOC144475184, producing the protein MESWLSDVQRVRIPRPKFGTGNSIRRSNSTVQYVRSEIHLRQSQDVVKATEELRQALQDKL; encoded by the coding sequence ATGGAGTCGTGGCTTAGCGACGTGCAACGCGTGAGGATCCCACGGCCGAAATTCGGCACCGGGAATTCCATCAGACGGTCGAACTCGACGGTGCAATACGTTCGATCGGAGATCCACCTGCGGCAGAGCCAGGATGTGGTCAAAGCTACGGAAGAGCTTCGCCAGGCGCTCCAGGACAAACTCTGA